Genomic DNA from uncultured Acetobacterium sp.:
TTTGTTTAAAAGATGAAGAGTTGAATTATATCTTCGTCAATAGTGCCATGGAAGAATTCTATGGAATCAGCTCTGAAGAAATCATTGGGCAGGATGATTTTGACATACTGGAAGAAAAAATGGCCATGAATGAAAGAAAAACCGATAAGAAGGTGTTGGCGACAAAAACTTTTGTTACCGATGAAATGTTGTGGCGGGGTAAAGTTTTCAAAACCACTAAATTTCCAGTCGATATGCTCAATGGGAAATATGGAGTAGGCGCATACATTCGTAGCGTTTCTGAAAAAAACCGCGAGCGCTATTTAAAAACATTAATGTCAATCAATGATGGGGTAATGATTGTTGATCCCATGGGACGGATTGAGATGTTAAACAGTACCGCTGAGGAAATGACCGGCTGGACTGCCAGAGAAGCCATCGGAAAACACTATACTCAGGTTTTTGTTTTGGAACATGAAAAAGAGAATGGCGAGGTTCCGGATCCGATTCAGGAAGTGTTTGAAGACAATACCATGAAAGAATTGGATAGTCAGGCGGTGTTGGTTTCCCGAGACGGCAAAAAATATCATCTAGAGGACAGTATCGCACCCATTAGTGACGAAGTCGGGAATATTGATGGGGCAATTGTTATCTTCAGAGATGTTACCGAAAAGAAAGAAAAACGGGATGCCATTGAATATAACAGCTTTCATGATGCCCTTACCGGATTGTATAATCGTCGATTTTTCGAAGAAGAACTGGTTCGCCTGGACACAGAACGAAATTTACCGTTGTCGGTCATCATTGGTGATGTGGATGGTTTAAAACTGACCAATGATATCTTCGGGCATGAAGCCGGGGATGAATTAATTAAAAAAGTTTCGGAAATATTCAAAAAAGTATGCCGGGCTGATGATATTATTGCCCGGTGGGGCGGTGACGAATTTGCCATCCTATTGCCGCAAACAGAAAAGAAGGATGCCCAACGAATTTCTGATCGGATCAAAGACAATTTCAGTAAAGAAAAAATAAAATCCATTCAGGGGAATGTCTCGCTTGGTATTGCAACAAAGTATCAGGCCGAAGAAAATATCGGCGTTATCATCGCCAGCGCTGAAGATAACATGTATATGAAAAAAACCATCGATAAGGGAAAAAAGAAAGAAGATGCCTTCAATATTATTCTTGACAAATTGTATGGCGATTTTCCTGAAGAAGCTGATC
This window encodes:
- a CDS encoding HD domain-containing phosphohydrolase — translated: MKISALNIAIIVSVLFLFGLAVYFILKKGRKRRKQREIRRFNELVQTFIESEEIPVCLKDEELNYIFVNSAMEEFYGISSEEIIGQDDFDILEEKMAMNERKTDKKVLATKTFVTDEMLWRGKVFKTTKFPVDMLNGKYGVGAYIRSVSEKNRERYLKTLMSINDGVMIVDPMGRIEMLNSTAEEMTGWTAREAIGKHYTQVFVLEHEKENGEVPDPIQEVFEDNTMKELDSQAVLVSRDGKKYHLEDSIAPISDEVGNIDGAIVIFRDVTEKKEKRDAIEYNSFHDALTGLYNRRFFEEELVRLDTERNLPLSVIIGDVDGLKLTNDIFGHEAGDELIKKVSEIFKKVCRADDIIARWGGDEFAILLPQTEKKDAQRISDRIKDNFSKEKIKSIQGNVSLGIATKYQAEENIGVIIASAEDNMYMKKTIDKGKKKEDAFNIILDKLYGDFPEEADHSRKTSEISKKIARQMNLTEAEINKVSKAAYLHDIGKVALDKEVANKNEYEINDTYKEMKMHPVVGYRILNAFDHTIDLANIVLGHHERWDGTGYPQGLKGKEIPKLSRIISVGERFDDMTRESNYRRAISKMEALEEMKRNVGTHYDPAVVDALEKIILEEENHASSRIDKGKATKK